The Antechinus flavipes isolate AdamAnt ecotype Samford, QLD, Australia chromosome 4, AdamAnt_v2, whole genome shotgun sequence genomic interval TCTCTACTAATCAAATTttcaaatcacattttaaaataataatgcgACAAAAGGTGAAGACGTATAGTTTGTGAAGAACAAAAGTAGGTAAATACTATTTATAAGCTGATGGTGAGCATCAATTTTGTGGGAGGTTCTGACTGctcaaataattaattttgttatcatttttgttcactcattttagtagtatctgactcttcatgacctcttttggggttttcttggcaaagatactggagtggttggccatttccttttctagcttgttttacagatggagaaactgaggcaaataaggttaagtgatttgctcaggatcacacagctactaagtgtctaaagccagatttgacttcaggtcttTCACACTCCAGGCtaggtattctatccactatgtcacttaCTTGCCTTCAGAGGATTTAGCATACTTCCAAATCCTCATCTGGATGGTGATTTtcagaaaagtcaagaatatctcAACTTCCCTCATCCTtagttttaatagattttttaggATTGctggctttttttcttccttaggcTGTGGAAAAACCTTGAGTTTACTTTTACTGTGTTGAACAatattaacaaattaacaaagtGAACATTGTGAAATTCTAAAGAACACTTTTGAttccaaagaagagatgagagaagACACCTCCCTCTACATTTTGCAGAGGTGAGGACTCATGGTTGTGGCACttgtaatttagatttttttgatgtattgattggttttgctgattttctcttttttcttttaaaaacaaccCTCAtgaaaaattggagcacaaggttttgcaaagattaatgttgaagaattactcatgaatatgttttgaaaataaaaagctttaatttaaaaaaatttaaaatcctcaTAAAGTtgatttttggagaaaagataTATAGGAGAATGTGtaggcaatgtaaaaacaaaaaaaattaaaaagaaaaaatgtgctTTGGAAATCTTTGCAGCAAAAAACAGTAATTCAGTAATTTTCTTTTGCAAGACATTTATCAAAAGACACCAATCCTTGCCAGCTACTGTAATAAATATatgggataaaaagataaaattgaagcaattcttgttctcaaagagcttacattctgaacATCATGAACACAAGTAATGaaatacacaatatatacaaAGTCACTTTTATGAGCAGAATgaaaatactaataatttagGTGAAGGGGCTTCAGAATAGCTTTCATACCAGAGGCAGCAATTAAGCTAAACCTGGAAGGAGGTTTGGGGCTTCatgagagggagggaagattCTATAGGAACAGCATATGCAAAGGCATTAAGGTGGGAAATGAAATATCTTATATGGGAAATAGCAAATAGACTAGATTGCCTGGGAAATAGCAAATAGACTCGATTGCCTGGAAAATAGAGGCGTATGGAGAAGGGGAGtgcattttgaaattaatttggaAAGACTGGAAACACTTTTAATGAGCTTCGAATGTCAAGGAGGAGGATTTATTTTCTTAGAGACAACAGGAAGCCACTATTAACAGCCTGAGTAACATAATCAGATCTGTACTTCAGCACCATCAATTGGCCACCTTGTGGAGGACAAATTGGACAAATTAGAAGCAGGAAGAGCAGTTAGTTAGGAAGCTACTGTATAGTACAAGTAAGAAGTTCTGAATTGTGTTGGGAATATATGAGTAGAAAGAACAGGATGCATACAAGAGATAGTgtagaaataaaattgataatatttGGCATCTCAGTGGATAGGAAGATGATTAAGGGGGGTGATCACATTCAACTTGAAGGCAAGGGAAGAATGAAGACTTAAAGTCATAGGTTTAGAGTTAAGGGTCCTTATGGGCCATTAAGTCCAATGCTGTATTTTTGTAGATAAAGacagacaagttaagtgacttgcccaggatttcttaagtgtttgaggtaagatttgaatccattGCTTCCTAAGTGCAAGTCCAGTGGCCTATCAGGTATATCACATTGCTTTTTTatgagaggaggagaaaaaagctGGAAAAGGGCTGAGGAAAGGCTCTCTTCAAAGATGGGTGACTTGAATCTGGATGATTTGAACACTGATATCCACAGAAATTGAGAGGCAAAAAAATCTAGTGAATCTAAAAGGAAAGACAGCAAGTTCTGTGTTGGCAGTGTTAAATTTGAGATGTCTAGGTGACAATTGGTGACatgggacttgaagtcagaagaaagaTGAAGGCTAGATATATAAATTTGAGAATCTGCTGCTGCTATATGATAATGGAGCCTATGAAAATGaatgagatcaaaagaaaaaaaaagtgaggattaaaatacaaaaaagtcaGACTTAGCCTACAAGGAAATAACAACTAGTCAGAAATAAGATATAGAGGAGGGTTTCCAGGCAAATCTTTTGAAAAgaatcaaaactattttccatTGTCTAGGATGGAGACTCAGATTAGAGGAGGTGGAATGGTTTAAGgagagtatgtatatgtatatatagtatatatttgtgtgtatgtttacaATACCTTCCCTAGAAAATGCAAAAGGAATTTTAATAGTTGTCTATTCAAATAGGCAACAATCTTTTCTTACCCTGATCAGAATATACTTTCTAGGTAATCTTAATTAGAGACGGAATAGGTTTTGTTTCCAGCGAGGGGCACTGAATTTGAAGTGAATTTTTGATCTATGATCCCACTCTTGAATGTGGCTTATCCTCAAATACTTTTCGCAGTGTGTCTTTCAGAGAGTTCTTAGTCTTCCGTCTTCCGAGTCCACCAACTACCAAGTAAACAATTGGGTTGACAGTACTACTGATAACagataatatattcaaatatggATATAAAAATCCCAGAGTTTCATAGTTTTCTTCTTCAAAGTTATACATCATCACCAAGACTCTTAAAGGCATAGCAAAGAGAAGGAATAGAATAActgtggtgatgatgatgatataaagCTTGGCTGGTTGGTGGTGTTTCAGGTTGCAGAAGACCTTGATAAAGAGGATCAAGTTTGAGAAGAGCATGAGAGGGGCAAACATGAGGAAGTTCAAGATAAGCAAATATATTTCCACAACAGTGCAAATTCTAAAAGGCAATCTGGACCTTACTGACCAAATACACACAAAACATTCTAAGTTGCTCACAAAAATAGAGAGTACCCACAGCAAGGTACAGACAATTGCAGACTGGTGCTTCAGACGTTGGAATTTGTACCAAATTGGGTAAAGGACCGACAGACACCTTTCTACACTGATGGCTGTCAGGAGGTAAAAGCCAGTGTTGTagccaaacaaaatcaaaatataaaaaatggtcAGAAATAACTCCAACTCAAATGATTGAATATTTAAATAGtagcaaattatttttcctgtatCAATAGTAAATGTACAAAGAAGGAAAGTCAAGTCAGCAATTGAGAGGTGAAGAATATAAACAGTGAAAGGGTTCTTGTTGAAATGGAAGATGAGAAACCAGATGACAAATCCA includes:
- the LOC127562386 gene encoding mas-related G-protein coupled receptor member H-like; amino-acid sequence: MVLSSTSRLTMEFIPDALSPMNGSFSNSQSAEIISTYVSLLITLLGTAGNGFVIWFLIFHFNKNPFTVYILHLSIADLTFLLCTFTIDTGKIICYYLNIQSFELELFLTIFYILILFGYNTGFYLLTAISVERCLSVLYPIWYKFQRLKHQSAIVCTLLWVLSIFVSNLECFVCIWSVRSRLPFRICTVVEIYLLILNFLMFAPLMLFSNLILFIKVFCNLKHHQPAKLYIIIITTVILFLLFAMPLRVLVMMYNFEEENYETLGFLYPYLNILSVISSTVNPIVYLVVGGLGRRKTKNSLKDTLRKVFEDKPHSRVGS